A genomic stretch from Sulfurimonas sediminis includes:
- a CDS encoding IS3 family transposase, which translates to MKYAWIQKHSNEFQITIMCKVLKVNKASYYHWIKQGCQLQQVDEKLNELIEIIFMQGRENYGTRRIKDKLVQRYGFIVSRRRIGRIMRELGLVAKTKKRYRINTTNSNHNLPVAPNLLNRDFYASYPDEKYVGEVLPFGYITYIPTNEGWLYLATVIDLYSRRIVGWSMDDTMKVSLVNDALNMALIARKPQKGLIWHTDRGSQYASYAHKDLLQQYGIIQSMSRKGNCWDNAVAD; encoded by the coding sequence GTGAAGTACGCATGGATACAAAAACATTCAAATGAGTTTCAAATAACAATCATGTGCAAAGTATTAAAGGTTAATAAGGCAAGTTATTACCACTGGATAAAACAAGGTTGCCAACTTCAACAAGTAGATGAAAAACTTAATGAACTTATTGAGATTATCTTCATGCAGGGTAGAGAAAATTACGGCACACGGCGTATCAAGGATAAGTTAGTACAAAGATATGGCTTTATCGTTTCTCGTCGCCGTATAGGGCGTATAATGCGTGAGTTGGGACTTGTTGCAAAGACGAAAAAACGATATAGAATCAATACAACAAACTCCAATCACAACTTGCCTGTTGCACCAAATCTCTTAAACAGAGATTTCTATGCTTCGTATCCAGATGAGAAATATGTTGGAGAGGTTCTGCCCTTTGGGTATATAACCTATATTCCAACAAATGAAGGATGGTTGTATTTAGCAACTGTCATAGATTTATACTCCCGTCGTATCGTTGGCTGGTCGATGGATGATACAATGAAAGTGTCACTTGTTAATGATGCTTTAAATATGGCACTTATTGCCAGAAAGCCTCAAAAAGGTTTAATCTGGCACACTGATCGAGGCAGTCAATATGCCTCATATGCTCATAAGGATTTACTGCAACAATATGGAATCATTCAAAGTATGTCACGCAAGGGAAACTGTTGGGATAACGCCGTTGCTGACTAG
- the brnA gene encoding type II toxin-antitoxin system BrnA family antitoxin, with the protein MKKITAKEFDEKFDNGEDISEYLDFSKATRPNALKTDTKKVNVDFPQWVIESLDKEAKKIGVTRQSIIKVWIAERLKEEIGNFPKIQ; encoded by the coding sequence ATGAAAAAAATAACAGCCAAAGAGTTTGATGAAAAATTTGACAATGGTGAAGATATAAGTGAGTATCTTGATTTTTCAAAAGCGACAAGACCAAATGCTCTCAAAACAGATACTAAAAAAGTAAATGTTGATTTTCCACAATGGGTTATAGAATCCTTAGACAAAGAAGCAAAGAAAATCGGTGTTACAAGACAGTCTATCATTAAAGTTTGGATAGCTGAAAGACTTAAAGAAGAGATTGGAAACTTTCCAAAAATACAATAA
- a CDS encoding BrnT family toxin, with protein sequence MKFEYDENKSQINKQKHGIDFVEAQKLWQDEDALVIPANIVDNEIRYALISKILTECFVVIFTIRDDINRIISVRRCRKNEEKNYEKNNSQRV encoded by the coding sequence GTGAAATTTGAGTATGATGAAAATAAAAGTCAAATCAATAAACAAAAGCATGGAATAGATTTTGTCGAAGCACAAAAACTTTGGCAGGACGAAGATGCACTTGTAATTCCTGCAAATATTGTTGATAATGAAATTCGCTATGCTCTCATCTCAAAAATACTCACTGAATGCTTTGTTGTTATATTTACTATTAGAGATGATATAAACAGAATTATAAGTGTCCGTAGATGTAGAAAAAATGAGGAGAAAAATTATGAAAAAAATAACAGCCAAAGAGTTTGA
- a CDS encoding DUF2442 domain-containing protein — protein MNGLIKGKEVHFDDEYLHVKLEDNRIISTPMEWYEPLKKASITELKNYKLIYMNTGIEWESIDYHLSIESMLELSFKDVA, from the coding sequence ATGAATGGTTTAATTAAAGGTAAAGAAGTTCATTTTGACGATGAATATTTACATGTAAAACTTGAGGACAATAGAATAATATCAACTCCAATGGAATGGTATGAACCATTAAAAAAAGCTTCAATAACAGAATTGAAAAATTATAAATTAATTTATATGAATACAGGTATTGAATGGGAGTCAATTGATTATCATTTAAGTATAGAAAGTATGCTTGAGCTTTCATTCAAAGATGTTGCTTGA
- a CDS encoding transposase, translated as MSKDKKKMKNSKYTREFRDSSVQLVMNSNESTAKIAKDLDVNEKTLYNWVREYKKANNIPIAARGGFANSSTVKETAEEENKRLRAENKLLKQERDILKKATAYFAKETL; from the coding sequence ATGAGTAAGGATAAAAAGAAGATGAAAAACAGTAAATACACAAGAGAATTTCGAGATTCAAGCGTACAGTTGGTCATGAATTCAAACGAATCAACAGCAAAGATTGCAAAAGATTTAGATGTCAATGAAAAGACGCTTTATAATTGGGTACGAGAGTATAAAAAAGCTAATAATATTCCCATAGCAGCACGAGGTGGCTTTGCAAATAGCAGTACTGTTAAAGAAACCGCCGAAGAAGAGAATAAACGCCTGCGTGCAGAGAACAAACTTCTTAAGCAAGAGCGCGATATATTAAAAAAGGCAACAGCGTATTTCGCCAAAGAAACTCTGTGA
- a CDS encoding ribbon-helix-helix protein, CopG family, translated as MKQAINIRLEKDIVKTLDEYAQELDKTRTSLVEKAIELYFDKLDEMIADKRIDNLKSGKSTVVPLEEVFKKAGINV; from the coding sequence ATGAAACAAGCAATAAATATTAGACTTGAAAAAGATATAGTTAAGACACTTGATGAATATGCACAAGAGTTAGATAAAACAAGAACAAGCCTTGTTGAAAAAGCTATTGAGCTCTATTTTGATAAACTTGATGAAATGATTGCTGACAAAAGAATAGACAACCTAAAATCTGGAAAATCAACTGTTGTTCCATTGGAAGAAGTGTTTAAAAAAGCAGGGATTAATGTATAA
- a CDS encoding type II toxin-antitoxin system RelE family toxin, translating to MYKVAFEKDAEKEFLKLDTKVQKLIAIKIIDLQNGNFSNDKHLQGKHKGKFRKRAGNYRIIYLKENEFLVITVVRVAHRKEVY from the coding sequence ATGTATAAAGTTGCATTTGAAAAAGATGCAGAAAAAGAGTTTTTAAAACTTGACACTAAAGTACAAAAACTAATTGCTATAAAAATTATAGACTTACAAAATGGAAATTTTTCTAACGATAAACATCTTCAAGGTAAACATAAAGGAAAATTCAGGAAAAGAGCTGGTAATTACAGAATTATTTACCTTAAGGAAAACGAATTTTTAGTTATTACAGTAGTTAGAGTTGCCCATAGAAAAGAAGTTTACTGA